In a single window of the Micromonospora inositola genome:
- a CDS encoding SigB/SigF/SigG family RNA polymerase sigma factor, giving the protein MTAPTISEQATTTPSATEKLDPRALTDSAADLLNAMAALPAKHPSRVALRDKAIEAWLPLANHLAHRYSGRGEPTDDLAQTAAVGLIKAIDKFDPSRGVDFAGYAIPTIIGELKRHFRDRTWDIRVPRRLQELRLAISDANSSLLQTLGRSPTVADIAAHLKLTEEEVLEGLEGARAYNAVSLSTPTGDGDRATELGDMLGGEDGEFELAELRVALGPALATLDEREQKILTLRFYGNLTQSQIAEQIGVSQMHVSRLLARALTKLRGQLDGTY; this is encoded by the coding sequence CACCGACAGCGCCGCGGATCTGCTCAACGCGATGGCAGCGCTGCCCGCCAAGCACCCGTCGCGCGTCGCGCTGCGCGACAAGGCGATCGAGGCCTGGCTGCCGCTCGCCAACCACCTCGCCCACCGCTACAGCGGTCGCGGCGAGCCCACCGACGACCTGGCGCAGACCGCCGCCGTCGGCCTGATCAAGGCGATCGACAAGTTCGACCCCTCCCGGGGCGTCGACTTCGCCGGTTACGCCATCCCGACCATCATCGGCGAGCTCAAGCGGCACTTCCGCGACCGCACCTGGGACATCCGCGTGCCGCGTCGCCTCCAGGAGCTGCGGCTGGCCATCTCCGACGCCAACAGCTCGCTGCTGCAGACCCTCGGCCGCTCACCGACGGTCGCCGACATCGCCGCCCACCTCAAGCTGACCGAGGAAGAGGTCCTGGAGGGCCTGGAGGGCGCCCGCGCCTACAACGCGGTGTCGCTGTCCACCCCGACCGGTGACGGCGACCGGGCGACCGAGCTGGGCGACATGCTCGGCGGCGAGGACGGCGAGTTCGAGCTGGCCGAACTGCGGGTGGCCCTGGGCCCGGCGCTCGCCACGCTCGACGAGCGCGAGCAGAAGATCCTCACGCTGCGCTTTTACGGCAACCTGACCCAGTCGCAGATCGCCGAGCAGATCGGCGTCTCGCAGATGCACGTGTCCCGGCTGCTGGCCCGGGCGCTGACGAAGCTGCGTGGGCAGCTCGACGGAACGTACTAG
- a CDS encoding class I SAM-dependent methyltransferase codes for MARIAYDDLSAAAFAATRHLAPDGLTSWRAAVARHLPTAAGARVLDLGAGTGTWAAAFHAWYDLDVVAVEPSAAMRARAAYRGMVGGGAEALPLATASLDGAWLSTVIHHLPDLPAVAAELRRTLRPGAPVLIRSVFAGRDGGISLFRWFPEALRVVESYPSVAEVCAAFEPAGFAPVALESVPQVSAPSLREAADRLRRSAHTPLLLLDDADYARGVRRMRAAAGRTPDAPVVDTMDLLVLR; via the coding sequence ATGGCCCGCATCGCGTACGACGACCTCAGCGCGGCCGCCTTCGCGGCCACCCGGCACCTGGCCCCCGACGGGCTGACGAGTTGGCGGGCGGCCGTGGCGCGGCACCTGCCGACCGCGGCCGGCGCCCGGGTGCTCGACCTCGGCGCCGGCACCGGCACCTGGGCGGCCGCCTTCCACGCCTGGTACGACCTCGACGTGGTGGCGGTCGAGCCGTCGGCGGCCATGCGGGCCCGCGCCGCGTACCGGGGGATGGTCGGCGGTGGCGCGGAGGCCCTGCCGCTCGCGACGGCCAGCCTGGACGGCGCCTGGCTCTCCACGGTGATCCACCACCTGCCGGACCTGCCGGCGGTCGCCGCCGAGCTGCGCCGGACGCTGCGGCCCGGCGCGCCGGTGCTGATCCGCTCGGTCTTCGCCGGTCGGGATGGCGGGATCAGCCTGTTCCGCTGGTTCCCGGAGGCGCTGCGGGTGGTGGAGAGCTACCCCTCGGTGGCGGAGGTCTGCGCGGCGTTCGAGCCGGCCGGCTTCGCGCCGGTGGCGCTGGAGTCGGTGCCGCAGGTCAGCGCCCCGTCGCTGCGGGAGGCCGCGGACCGGCTGCGTCGGTCGGCGCACACCCCGCTGCTGCTGCTCGACGACGCCGACTACGCGCGGGGCGTGCGGCGGATGCGCGCGGCGGCCGGGCGGACACCGGACGCGCCGGTGGTCGACACGATGGACCTGCTGGTGCTGCGCTGA
- a CDS encoding GNAT family N-acetyltransferase — protein MTEVPIERLGPGESRAVAERVAEAFRLLDVTRWLVPDEAKREAVLAENFEILVDHAMRHGIVHGTADRSAVAVWFPQAGEPAPPPVDYDDRLAAACGEWTPRFQHLDELFEANHPHGTHHHLVFLAVAPQRQGRGLGSALLRHHHAVLDAEGVPGYLEASSERSRDLYARHGYRAAEPFRLPDGSAFHPMWRDPHG, from the coding sequence GTGACCGAGGTGCCGATCGAGCGGCTGGGGCCGGGGGAGAGCCGGGCGGTCGCGGAGCGGGTCGCCGAGGCGTTCCGGCTCCTCGACGTGACGCGCTGGCTGGTGCCGGACGAGGCGAAGCGGGAGGCGGTGCTCGCCGAGAACTTCGAGATCCTGGTCGACCACGCGATGCGGCACGGGATCGTGCACGGCACCGCCGACCGGTCGGCGGTCGCCGTCTGGTTCCCGCAGGCCGGCGAGCCGGCCCCGCCGCCGGTCGACTACGACGACCGGCTCGCCGCCGCCTGTGGCGAGTGGACGCCCCGGTTCCAGCACCTCGACGAGTTGTTCGAGGCGAACCACCCGCACGGCACCCACCACCACCTGGTGTTCCTGGCGGTCGCGCCGCAGCGGCAGGGGCGGGGGCTGGGCAGCGCGTTGCTCCGGCACCACCACGCCGTGCTCGACGCCGAGGGCGTGCCCGGGTACCTGGAGGCGAGCAGCGAGCGCAGCCGCGACCTGTACGCCCGGCACGGCTACCGGGCCGCCGAGCCGTTCCGACTGCCCGACGGGTCCGCGTTCCATCCGATGTGGCGGGACCCGCACGGCTGA
- a CDS encoding APC family permease, whose translation MPPAATVDRPSNVSEALARGRLGVPAVIFFVLSAAAPLTVVAGVVTTGYAVTGVTGIPLAFLVVAAVLALFSVGYVAMARRLTNAGAFYAYIARGLGRPAGVGAAWVALIAYNALQVGLYGAIGAAAEPVLQQLFGGSPAWWVVALVAWALVAVLGVLRVDVNGLVLAVLLAAEILVIVVFDLAQVSHPAGGSVSFATLSPDNLLVPGVGALLVLATTGFTGFESAVVFSEESKDPKRTVPMATYLSVAIIAGLYAFSAWTMTVATGPDRIVDASREQSTALIFNLAGAHLGDSAVTIGQALFLTSLLAAMISFHNTTARYAFALGRERVLPAVFGQTSPLTGAPRVASLAQSALGLVVIVLYAVAGWDPLVQLFFWGGTGGGFGVLLLIATTSVAVIAFFARTRTAETLWRRAIAPGLAAIALTAIIVVAVDNFAILLGVAPDSPLRWAIPAVYPVAALLGLLWGLVLRGRRPEVYARIGLGAESAVAEAPPAAGEPAPAGVEVAR comes from the coding sequence ATGCCCCCTGCAGCCACCGTCGACCGTCCCAGCAACGTCTCCGAGGCCCTGGCCCGCGGCCGGCTCGGCGTACCGGCGGTCATCTTCTTCGTGCTCTCCGCCGCCGCCCCGCTGACCGTGGTGGCCGGCGTGGTCACCACCGGGTACGCGGTCACCGGCGTCACCGGCATCCCGCTGGCGTTCCTGGTGGTCGCGGCGGTGCTCGCGCTCTTCTCGGTCGGCTACGTGGCGATGGCCCGCCGACTGACCAACGCCGGCGCCTTCTACGCGTACATCGCCCGCGGGCTCGGCCGGCCGGCCGGGGTGGGCGCGGCCTGGGTCGCGCTGATCGCGTACAACGCGCTCCAGGTGGGGCTCTACGGCGCGATCGGCGCCGCCGCCGAGCCGGTGCTCCAGCAGCTCTTCGGCGGTTCGCCGGCCTGGTGGGTGGTGGCGCTGGTCGCCTGGGCGCTGGTCGCCGTGCTGGGCGTGCTCCGGGTCGACGTGAACGGCCTGGTGCTGGCCGTGCTGCTGGCCGCCGAGATCCTGGTCATCGTCGTGTTCGACCTGGCGCAGGTCAGCCACCCGGCCGGCGGCTCGGTCAGCTTCGCCACCCTGTCGCCGGACAACCTGCTGGTGCCCGGCGTCGGCGCGCTCCTGGTGCTGGCCACCACCGGCTTCACCGGCTTCGAGTCGGCGGTGGTGTTCAGCGAGGAGAGCAAGGACCCGAAGCGGACCGTCCCGATGGCCACCTACCTGTCGGTGGCCATCATCGCCGGGCTGTACGCCTTCTCGGCCTGGACGATGACCGTCGCGACCGGACCGGACCGGATCGTCGACGCGTCCCGGGAGCAGAGCACGGCGCTGATCTTCAACCTCGCCGGCGCGCACCTCGGCGACAGCGCGGTGACCATCGGCCAGGCGCTCTTCCTCACCTCGCTGCTGGCCGCGATGATCTCGTTCCACAACACCACCGCCCGGTACGCCTTCGCGCTCGGCCGGGAGCGGGTGCTGCCGGCGGTGTTCGGGCAGACCTCGCCGCTCACCGGCGCGCCCCGGGTCGCCTCGCTGGCGCAGAGCGCCCTCGGGCTGGTGGTGATCGTGCTCTACGCGGTCGCCGGCTGGGACCCGCTGGTGCAGTTGTTCTTCTGGGGCGGCACCGGCGGCGGCTTCGGCGTGCTGCTCCTGATCGCCACCACCTCGGTCGCGGTGATCGCCTTCTTCGCCCGGACCCGGACGGCGGAGACGCTCTGGCGCCGGGCGATCGCCCCCGGCCTCGCGGCGATCGCGTTGACCGCCATCATCGTGGTCGCGGTGGACAACTTCGCCATCCTGCTCGGCGTCGCCCCGGACTCGCCGCTGCGCTGGGCGATCCCGGCGGTCTACCCGGTCGCGGCGCTGCTCGGGCTGCTCTGGGGGCTGGTGCTGCGCGGCCGCCGGCCCGAGGTGTACGCCCGGATCGGGCTCGGCGCGGAGAGCGCGGTCGCCGAGGCGCCGCCGGCCGCCGGCGAGCCGGCGCCGGCCGGCGTGGAGGTGGCGCGGTGA
- a CDS encoding GOLPH3/VPS74 family protein — protein MLIADEFFLIAHNDSRGKAKLHPTATGLGLAAGLLGELVLFGRITVSGGLLTVLDRRPPADALAHTVLDQLIGEPQHQAVRTWLSFLAQTGVSSVGERLARAGVLRRQEHRRLLRTSLSYEPADLNAAAWPATRLRTLLERPEPPSVPDALLLGLIVATGLTREVLWSAGPLAHHRLSVLVPALPAPLKELVGHTEAAVGAAVLRGAP, from the coding sequence TTGCTCATCGCTGATGAGTTCTTCCTGATCGCCCACAACGACAGCCGGGGCAAGGCCAAGCTGCATCCGACGGCGACCGGCCTGGGGCTCGCCGCCGGCCTGCTCGGTGAGCTGGTCCTCTTCGGACGGATCACGGTCTCCGGTGGACTGCTCACCGTGCTGGACCGCCGGCCGCCCGCCGACGCGCTCGCGCACACCGTGCTCGACCAGCTGATCGGGGAGCCCCAGCACCAGGCGGTCCGCACCTGGCTCAGCTTCCTGGCCCAGACCGGGGTGAGCTCGGTCGGCGAGCGGCTGGCCCGCGCCGGCGTGCTGCGCCGGCAGGAGCACCGCCGCCTGCTGCGGACCAGCCTGAGCTATGAGCCGGCCGACCTCAACGCGGCGGCCTGGCCGGCGACCCGGCTGCGGACCCTGCTGGAGCGCCCGGAACCCCCCTCCGTGCCGGACGCCCTGCTGCTCGGTCTGATCGTCGCCACCGGGCTGACCCGCGAGGTGCTCTGGAGCGCCGGACCGTTGGCCCACCACCGGCTGAGCGTGCTCGTCCCGGCGCTGCCGGCGCCACTGAAGGAACTGGTCGGGCACACCGAGGCCGCCGTCGGGGCCGCGGTGCTGCGTGGCGCCCCCTGA
- a CDS encoding helix-turn-helix domain-containing protein: MTASPTVRRRRIARELRQLRERAGMTLDVAARQLDMSKSNLSRIETAQIGIKPRDVRAALALYQVTGADADALIEIARGAQQRGWWQNYSDVLPEWFEFYVGLEAEAATVRTYEAESVPGLLQTEAYAREIYRITAGEDGIERKVAARLHRQDVLHRDSPVRLSVVLNEAVLLRAVGGPAVMAAQLSHMARLAQLPNVTIHVLPFSAGGHPAMSTPYVILSFPDAADASVVYLDNLTMGLALEDVAQVHGYSLLHEELCRMALDPAASLTRLEQASRNFA, encoded by the coding sequence GTGACCGCCAGCCCCACCGTTCGCCGCCGCCGCATCGCCCGGGAACTCCGCCAACTGCGCGAACGCGCAGGGATGACCCTCGATGTCGCCGCCCGCCAGCTCGACATGTCCAAGAGCAATCTCTCCCGGATCGAGACCGCGCAGATCGGCATCAAGCCCCGGGACGTCCGCGCCGCGCTCGCGCTCTACCAGGTGACCGGTGCCGACGCCGACGCGCTGATCGAGATCGCCCGGGGGGCGCAGCAGCGCGGCTGGTGGCAGAACTACAGCGACGTCCTGCCGGAGTGGTTCGAGTTCTACGTCGGACTGGAGGCCGAGGCGGCCACCGTGCGGACGTACGAGGCCGAGTCGGTGCCGGGGCTGCTGCAGACCGAGGCGTATGCCCGGGAGATCTACCGGATCACCGCGGGCGAGGACGGCATCGAACGCAAGGTCGCCGCCCGCCTGCACCGGCAGGACGTGCTGCACCGCGACTCGCCGGTCCGGCTCTCCGTGGTGCTCAACGAGGCGGTGCTGCTGCGCGCCGTCGGCGGCCCGGCCGTGATGGCGGCTCAGCTCAGCCACATGGCGAGACTCGCTCAGCTACCCAACGTAACCATTCACGTACTTCCATTCAGTGCCGGTGGGCATCCGGCGATGAGCACCCCGTACGTCATCCTCAGCTTCCCCGATGCCGCCGACGCCTCTGTGGTCTACCTGGACAATCTCACCATGGGGCTGGCTTTGGAGGATGTTGCGCAAGTGCACGGGTATAGCCTGTTGCATGAGGAGCTGTGCCGGATGGCACTGGATCCGGCGGCGTCGTTGACCCGCCTGGAGCAGGCTTCTCGTAACTTTGCGTGA
- a CDS encoding DUF397 domain-containing protein, translating into MTALDLSRADWRTSTRSSGNGNCVEVAAVGGRIAVRDSKDRGGPALVFPPTAWAAFVTGVDGVRPA; encoded by the coding sequence ATGACCGCGCTCGACCTGTCCCGGGCGGACTGGCGCACCAGCACACGCAGCAGTGGCAACGGCAACTGCGTGGAGGTCGCCGCGGTGGGCGGTCGGATCGCCGTGCGGGACAGCAAGGACCGCGGCGGCCCGGCGCTGGTCTTCCCGCCGACGGCCTGGGCGGCCTTCGTCACCGGCGTGGACGGGGTGCGCCCGGCCTGA
- the hrpB gene encoding ATP-dependent helicase HrpB, producing MLSDVPLDLPVRPVLPALVGALRATGDAVLVAPPGTGKTTLAPLAVADEVAGRVLIAQPRRVAARAAARRMAGLLGEPVGERIGYAVRGERRVGPTTRVEVVTTGLLLRRLHRDPELPGVGAVLLDECHERQLDADLALAFAVEARGTLRPDLWLLAMSATPQADRFAALLGADGRPAPVVRAEAALHPVSRIWAPPPRPMAAPGAGRVDPALLDHVAATVRRALRERDGDVLVFLPGAGEIGAVAGRLADLRDRIALLPLHGRLPGAAQDAALRPADRRRVVLATAVAESSLTVPGVRVVVDAGLSRVARTDLARGLGALVTVPVSRAAATQRAGRAGREAPGAVYRCWSEATHARLAPHPEPEIATADLTGFALELAAWGDPDGAGLALPDPPPPAAMAVARETLTALGAVDADGRITARGRVIASVGAHPRLARALLDGADRVGPDRAAEVVALLAEETVAGPGDDLTAAWRRLRTNVDPAATARWRAEVRRLRSALPAGTPADRVPDGADGARAGDGSSRAAAARGGRLPDDLAAGLVVGLAYPERLARARRAGGSAYLMAGGTAAELAPGSGLAGSAWLAVAVADRSPGAPSARVRLAAPVDEATAREAGGSLLHTEREVGWSGGDVVAREVVRLGAVELVDRPLAAPGPELVAAAVLTGLREGGLGLLTWTPAATALRARLAFCRRALGDEWPDVGDAALLAEARRWLGPELARARRRVDLARIDVASALRRLLDWRQAARLDELAPERLAVPSGSRVRVGYADPAAPVLAVKLQETFGWREAPRIADGRVPVLLHLLSPAGRPVAVTADLPSFWRSGYPQVRAELRGRYPRHPWPEDPTTAEPTRRAAPRRR from the coding sequence GTGCTCTCCGACGTACCCCTCGACCTGCCGGTCCGGCCGGTGCTCCCGGCGCTGGTCGGGGCGCTGCGGGCGACCGGCGACGCGGTGCTGGTGGCGCCGCCGGGCACCGGCAAGACGACCCTCGCCCCGCTCGCGGTGGCCGACGAGGTCGCCGGCCGGGTGCTGATCGCGCAGCCCCGCCGGGTCGCCGCCCGGGCCGCCGCCCGCCGGATGGCCGGCCTGCTCGGCGAGCCGGTGGGCGAACGGATCGGGTACGCGGTCCGGGGCGAGCGCCGGGTCGGACCGACGACCCGGGTCGAGGTGGTCACCACCGGCCTGCTGCTCCGCCGCCTGCACCGCGACCCGGAGCTGCCCGGGGTCGGCGCGGTGCTGCTCGACGAGTGCCACGAGCGGCAGCTCGACGCCGACCTGGCCCTGGCCTTCGCGGTGGAGGCCCGCGGCACGCTCCGCCCCGACCTGTGGCTGCTGGCGATGTCGGCCACCCCGCAGGCGGACCGGTTCGCCGCGCTGCTCGGCGCCGACGGGCGGCCCGCGCCGGTGGTCCGGGCGGAGGCTGCGCTGCACCCGGTCAGCCGGATCTGGGCGCCGCCGCCCCGGCCGATGGCCGCGCCGGGCGCGGGCCGGGTCGACCCGGCGCTGCTCGACCACGTGGCGGCGACCGTCCGGCGGGCGCTGCGCGAGCGGGACGGGGACGTCCTGGTGTTCCTGCCCGGCGCCGGTGAGATCGGCGCGGTCGCCGGCCGGCTGGCCGACCTGCGGGACCGGATCGCGCTGCTGCCGCTGCACGGCCGGCTGCCCGGGGCGGCGCAGGACGCGGCGCTACGCCCCGCCGATCGGCGCCGGGTGGTGCTGGCCACCGCGGTGGCGGAGAGCAGCCTGACCGTGCCCGGGGTCCGGGTGGTGGTGGACGCCGGATTGAGCCGGGTGGCCCGCACCGACCTGGCCCGGGGACTCGGCGCGCTGGTGACCGTCCCGGTGTCCCGGGCGGCGGCCACCCAGCGGGCCGGCCGGGCCGGGCGGGAGGCCCCGGGCGCGGTCTACCGGTGCTGGTCGGAGGCGACGCACGCCCGGCTGGCGCCGCATCCGGAGCCGGAGATCGCCACCGCCGACCTCACCGGTTTCGCGCTGGAGCTGGCGGCCTGGGGCGACCCGGACGGCGCCGGGCTGGCCCTGCCCGATCCCCCGCCGCCGGCCGCGATGGCGGTCGCCCGGGAGACCCTCACCGCCCTCGGGGCGGTTGACGCGGACGGGCGGATCACCGCCCGGGGCCGGGTCATCGCGTCGGTCGGGGCGCATCCCCGGCTGGCCCGGGCGCTGCTCGACGGGGCGGACCGGGTGGGCCCGGACCGCGCCGCCGAGGTGGTGGCGCTGCTCGCCGAGGAGACCGTCGCCGGGCCGGGCGACGACCTGACGGCCGCCTGGCGCCGGCTGCGCACGAACGTGGACCCGGCCGCCACCGCGCGCTGGCGCGCCGAGGTACGCCGGCTCCGGTCCGCCCTGCCCGCCGGGACGCCCGCCGACCGCGTCCCCGACGGCGCGGACGGTGCGCGGGCCGGCGACGGATCGTCGCGGGCCGCCGCCGCGCGGGGAGGCCGCCTCCCCGACGACCTGGCCGCCGGGCTGGTGGTGGGTCTGGCGTACCCGGAACGTTTGGCCCGGGCGCGGCGGGCCGGCGGTTCGGCGTACCTGATGGCGGGCGGCACCGCCGCGGAGCTGGCGCCGGGGTCGGGCCTGGCCGGGTCGGCGTGGCTCGCGGTGGCCGTGGCCGACCGCTCTCCCGGCGCGCCGTCGGCCCGGGTCCGGCTCGCCGCGCCGGTGGACGAGGCGACCGCGCGGGAGGCGGGCGGCTCGCTGCTGCACACGGAGCGGGAAGTGGGCTGGTCCGGCGGGGACGTGGTGGCCCGGGAGGTGGTCCGGCTGGGCGCGGTCGAGCTGGTCGACCGGCCGCTGGCCGCGCCGGGGCCTGAGCTGGTCGCCGCGGCGGTGCTGACCGGCCTGCGCGAGGGCGGGCTGGGGCTGCTGACCTGGACCCCGGCGGCGACCGCGCTGCGCGCGCGGCTGGCGTTCTGCCGGCGGGCGCTCGGCGACGAGTGGCCGGACGTGGGCGACGCGGCGCTGCTGGCGGAGGCGCGGCGCTGGCTCGGCCCGGAGCTGGCCCGGGCCCGCCGCCGGGTCGACCTCGCCCGGATCGACGTCGCGTCGGCGCTGCGCCGGCTGCTGGACTGGCGGCAGGCGGCCCGGCTGGACGAGCTGGCCCCGGAGCGGCTGGCCGTGCCGAGCGGCTCCCGGGTCCGGGTGGGCTATGCCGACCCGGCCGCGCCGGTGCTCGCGGTGAAGCTCCAGGAGACCTTCGGCTGGCGGGAGGCGCCCCGGATCGCCGACGGCCGGGTGCCGGTGCTGCTGCACCTGCTCTCCCCCGCCGGCCGGCCGGTCGCGGTCACCGCAGACCTGCCGTCCTTCTGGCGGTCCGGCTATCCGCAGGTCCGGGCGGAGCTGCGGGGTCGCTACCCGCGGCACCCGTGGCCGGAGGACCCGACCACCGCGGAGCCCACCCGGCGGGCGGCGCCCCGGCGGCGCTGA
- a CDS encoding PP2C family protein-serine/threonine phosphatase codes for MTLKLRSVGASDRGLIRSGNQDALHAGSWLVAVADGMGGMAAGDLASRIAIDAVGPLDVETPEDALVAALQSGIELATAGIRQAVEEDPERQGMGTTLTALLFARTGSCLALAHVGDSRAYLFREGVLKQVTRDDTFVQMLVDQGVITAEQASSHPRRAVVTQALQGDEVSPTYATMVPSAGDRWLLCSDGLSNVVRPDTLAEVLPGQADREACARQLIDLALRAGGPDNVTVVIADIVDE; via the coding sequence ATGACCCTGAAGCTTCGTTCCGTGGGGGCGAGCGACCGTGGGCTGATCCGTAGCGGGAACCAGGACGCGCTCCACGCCGGCAGCTGGCTCGTCGCCGTCGCCGACGGCATGGGAGGCATGGCGGCCGGTGACCTGGCCAGCCGGATCGCGATCGACGCGGTCGGGCCGCTGGACGTGGAGACCCCCGAGGACGCGCTGGTCGCCGCCCTGCAGAGCGGGATCGAGCTGGCCACCGCGGGGATCCGCCAGGCGGTGGAGGAGGATCCGGAACGCCAGGGCATGGGCACCACACTGACCGCCCTGCTCTTCGCCCGGACCGGGAGCTGCCTGGCCCTGGCCCACGTCGGCGACTCCCGGGCCTACCTGTTCCGCGAAGGGGTGCTCAAGCAGGTCACCCGCGACGACACCTTCGTGCAGATGCTCGTCGACCAGGGTGTGATCACCGCCGAGCAGGCCAGCAGCCACCCGCGCCGGGCGGTGGTCACCCAGGCGTTGCAGGGCGACGAGGTCTCCCCGACGTACGCGACGATGGTGCCGTCGGCCGGCGACCGCTGGCTGCTGTGCAGCGACGGCCTCTCCAACGTGGTCCGCCCGGACACACTCGCCGAGGTGCTGCCCGGCCAGGCCGACCGGGAGGCGTGCGCCCGCCAGCTGATCGACCTGGCCCTGCGCGCCGGCGGCCCGGACAACGTCACCGTGGTGATCGCCGACATCGTCGACGAATAA
- a CDS encoding GNAT family protein has product MGSIRIARPDELIEVQRMEPASGAPFREIGMVDVADMPPLPLDVLATCQRAGRLRVAVDAADRPLAFAVLDLVDGCAHVQQLSVDPAYAGGGSGGDCSTTWPGGPPTRACRR; this is encoded by the coding sequence GTGGGGAGCATCAGGATCGCCCGGCCGGACGAGTTGATTGAGGTGCAGCGGATGGAGCCGGCCTCCGGGGCGCCGTTCCGGGAGATCGGCATGGTCGACGTCGCCGACATGCCACCGCTGCCGCTGGACGTGCTCGCCACCTGCCAGCGGGCCGGGCGACTCCGGGTGGCGGTTGACGCCGCGGACCGGCCGCTCGCCTTCGCCGTGCTCGACCTGGTGGACGGCTGCGCGCACGTCCAGCAGCTCAGCGTCGACCCGGCGTACGCCGGCGGGGGATCGGGCGGAGACTGCTCGACGACGTGGCCGGGTGGGCCGCCGACCAGGGCCTGCCGGCGTTGA
- a CDS encoding HAD family hydrolase, translating into MLLSLPPGHFRAYLFDCDGTIADSMPLHYAAWRSALDEWGCEFPEDLFYAWGGRPVADIVATLNERHGLAMPVDTVARRREALYQRSLPELTAVPEVLAHIEDAHGRYPFAVVSGSTRESVTASLTTLGLLDRFDVLVCAGDYARAKPDPEAFLVAARLLGVPPESCLVFEDTDLGIAAATAAGMASVRVPQPAERAVTGLL; encoded by the coding sequence GTGCTCCTGTCCCTGCCGCCCGGCCACTTCCGCGCGTACCTGTTCGACTGCGACGGCACCATCGCCGACTCGATGCCGCTGCACTACGCCGCCTGGCGGTCGGCGCTGGACGAGTGGGGCTGCGAGTTCCCCGAGGACCTGTTCTACGCCTGGGGCGGCCGGCCGGTCGCCGACATCGTCGCCACGCTCAACGAGCGGCACGGGCTGGCCATGCCGGTCGACACGGTCGCGCGGCGGCGGGAGGCGCTGTACCAGCGGTCGCTGCCCGAACTGACCGCCGTACCCGAGGTGCTCGCGCACATCGAGGACGCCCACGGGCGGTACCCGTTCGCGGTCGTCTCCGGCAGCACCCGGGAGTCCGTCACCGCCTCGCTCACCACGCTCGGCCTGCTCGACCGGTTCGACGTGCTGGTCTGCGCCGGCGACTACGCGCGGGCCAAGCCCGACCCGGAGGCCTTCCTCGTCGCCGCCCGGCTGCTCGGCGTACCCCCGGAGTCCTGCCTCGTCTTCGAAGACACCGACCTGGGTATCGCGGCGGCCACCGCGGCCGGCATGGCGTCGGTCCGCGTACCGCAGCCCGCAGAGCGGGCCGTGACCGGTCTCCTGTGA